The sequence GCAAACCTAGGCTTGTCACAGTGATTTTGGGCCCAAGTTCACACAGGAGAAGTGTGGGCAACCTCCCTGAATGACTGGTTCCACCAGCTCCAGATCAGTCTGTGGACATCTGCGGCTCCGGCTTGggctcctccttcctctcccatggCATCTCCAGCAGCTCTCTCTCCCCCAGCGGTTTGAGACATCCACTGGACCCACCCTTCCCATTAACCCCAGTCTAGCTGTACCAGATTGCCAGGCTAGACTTCTGATTAATCAGTGCCATACATGCAACACTGCTGACCAATTAGAATCCCTGTAGATTACACTGCGAGCACTTCAAAAGGAGAGAGAAAGGTGTGTGTGGGGGATTTAAAATCCCCAGACCGGTGAAGCGACTTTTTGGTGTCTGACAGCAGGGGAATAGCAGCAACCTGGTAgagcaggatgggggggggggggggtttaccagTGGATGGCTCAAACCGCTGGGGGTCACGCAGGGAGGTTTCCTGCACCGCTCTTATGTGAGCTTAGGCTCAAAAACCACAATAGCAAGCCTGGGTTCCCACACTGGTGCGAGAAATAGCACCACATTAATATTCAAGAtcgcatgcaattctttgcagtacATTGGGTCAAGCACGTACtctaagtatcggtacttgtaggaGAGCGAAAGAAAAATTCAAATAAGGGGGCATCGTTGCATCCCTACTGGTAATATATGTAACTGATCAGGACATACATTTTCTTCAACAGAAGTAGCATTATAATGCAAGCTGTAAATCCTGTACACCTTCAAGAGGAATTACACATTTTTAAACCGTATGAAAATGCAAAATAgcccattaaaaaaattaaaaaaagacttAGACATTTTAAAACCATTTCAACATCAGTTTTACAGCTTTGCGTAAAGGTTTAGAATTACAAAACAGGTTATAgtaatatatgtattttaataaaaaaattagttttcaACATTTTAGTCTTTTACACTCTATGTACAACACAAACACAAAGGCTGCAAGAAATATATATCAGGTAAGGTCCATTTTGGAGCAGATGAAGGCTCCACTTCAAAactaactttttttaaatcaccGAATCTACATACCTCCAAAAATAAAATGGCCTAATAACTGTAATAAATTAATGTTTCGTTTTAATAACTTTAACGCTATAGTCTCTACTTCATCTTTTCCGATTAGTCTTCTTCTAGGACCACAATTTCCACATTATGCATTCCATCATGGTGGCCCACTCCCAACACCTTTCCATCACCAAGCTCCATCACTTTGGATCCACCCTCCGGGTCTGGTGCTGGATCTATCTGAATGATTGTTTGTCCCTCTTCACCAACTCCATCCTGCTCAAGTCCTGAATCCATTGCAACAAGCTCCATAGGGCTCATGACCCCACTTAATGCTCCGGATTCCTGCATTTCTGCTGTTAATACAGTAAGGGCATCCCCCTCTCCAGTCTTGCCCAACACTGTAGCATAACGCAAGCCACCTATAGAGAACTGCTGTCCAACGGGTGCCAAGGTAAGGGGAGACAATACAGTGTACTGAGGCTGGGAAGTGTTTAAAGTGCCAGCAGAAGCTGGACGCTGAAGTCGTGGCCTCTTTGGTGGTTTTGGGGTGTTCACTGGCATTAACACAACATTCTGAAGAATAGGAGAGTGGTTTCCATCCTGTTTCCTTTGCTCTTCCAGCTGCCGTTCAAgatctgttgaaaaatgaacagaaCTTTTTAAATTAGAAAACACACTACAGTGCAAAGTCCTCTTAAAACAAAAATTGTGTGTCCATGAAGGCTCTCATTTATGCAGATGATGGTATAGCTAGTAGTTGTCGATAGTAACTTTCAACTGGGCTGGTTTttaatgttgaagatgtttcatAGCGTATCCAAGCCACTTCCATTCTAATGAATGTCTGGAAAAtaacccccaacacacacacgtTTTAAAGTTGTGGAACCATCCTGTTTTAGTTACACAATGCCATCATTTGTGGCATTAAAAGGAgtatgaatattaaaaaaaaaaaaaaaaattaaataactagGTGGCAGCAGCAtcaatccgatgctgcatctgtcccccaccgccTGCAATACCAAGAACCAATTGATCAAAGATCACTGAATCCACAAATGTAaaatcagtctgcatatgcagtaaatcatgctccttacactcactgtggaacccTCTGCATTGTGTTAAAAGGCTGTTAGATcccgtcttctctgatcctcttaCTGTCCCCACACGCTCAGTTTTTgggtgtattgctagagatttttttttttttttgggagggtgcatgtgatcagcacagggccaatcagcactgtccagacagagggccagtggtcatgcagcctcatagcatAGCCAAAGaattaaaactcctcctacaagctttacccagacactgatagatggcacaagactgctatatactgctgaggaGAAAGGTATTTAGCCGTTAATATTTACTTAAATAAAATTTCCATGttgtgtactgtggaagaccagatatagtgaatggagggtcctgggtttaggaaCACTTAAGTCTGCAGATTTTCATCCTTTGATCGATGGGGGGGAAGCAACAGATTTTCTCTCAGCATGTAGGCTTAAAACTTGACACATTCTGaactcccaaaaaaataaaaataattaccaTTTATTTTTTCGCTGATTGGACTTTAGTATAAAGGCACTTTTTTATGTCAGGCAAATGTTCAGTGAATGGACTTTTCACTGGACTCCAAAATTAGGTCCTTAAAAATATTATCCTGCAAGATTACCGTAGCCTACATTTACATGATCTTAAGTCAGGTACACACTAGTTTTTTGTGCAACCCACTGTAtagcaccaaaaaataaaaatccagagtCGATCAGCTGCTGGTTTCCGAacggccggcttctgtcagacagaccaacatacacacaggcagaatgttGGCAGAGTGTCGACAGGGCTTAAAAAGAACTTTGAAATCCTTTCAGCACCTGCAAAGTCCCTGAATCACTGTGTAGAAAAAGTGCCAACCTAAACAATACATGCTTTGGTATTAGTTGGGCTTGTCTCACGTTGGCATTCATTTTAACAGCAAAGGTTCTGCTAGAATAGAAGAGTTTCCGTGATGCTGGCCAAAACAGAGGTTCAGTGTCATGTGATTCTTGTGAACAGAAGACGACCACTCTTCAAATTCACCTACAGCGGTGGTCACATGACCCATTGCTTAGACATTTAACTGCACAATAGCCAAGTGGTACATCAGTGTGGCAGTTCCTCcagccaatgttttttttgcaccTTCTGCCATCATTTTAAGTCTTGACGGGATCCAATTTCTATGAGAAGTACACTTCAGCTCATTTTGTGTGTAGCACAACTACTTGCTAGATTGGCAATTTACTGTGGACCAGCAGCCCCTGCAGGCAAAGTGACATACTGGTATGTTGCCCACTTCTTGGGTTAGGGTGTGCGCATGAGTGTCCCCCCTGCCAGTTCCTGCTGTGGTAGTACACAGCCAAAGTCCATCAGCAAGTCCCGGCCAATGATTCAGGGCTGGGAGCcaatgattggctgtgtccaatcacagcacagagccCTGTGTTAAACTGTACAGAGGGAACAATCTGTTTCTTTAGTAAAAtcagcacacatttaaccccttgatcacactagatgttaaccccttcccagccagtgtcattagtacagtgaacgTGTATAGTATTCATCACTGTATATTAGGTGTCACTGGAGAGTTCAGTGGCAGATTTGTTTACCAAAGGCATGTAGCacaatacattttggcccaaatttacgaagaaatactatttttttttttttattggatacgttttatagcagaaagtaaaaaaaaaaaaaaatatgttttcctaaaTTTATGGCCTTTTTCGCTTATAATCGCAAATATTAAAACAAAGCTCtaaattgtgtgaaaaaattatataagttTAGTTGGGATATAGCGttacatgactgcacaattgctaGTTAAATTAGCACAGtgctaaatagtaaaaaaaataaaatatggcccGTCCATGAAAGCGGTTGTAAAtcgctggatgttttttttttcttcccttacctgcaatggtATATTGTGGTAGTATGCatcgcatgctagcacattatgtgaaacttacctgaaaaGAAAGCCTTCCAGCAATGGCATTGCTGGAGacggcttccatcttcacccgtcttgTTTCCGGGTTCGTGGATTCCGGAAAAGGAAGGCAACCGCTCCAGATGAATATGCTTAAGTAATCAGTCTCCTCCTAGAGAccacaggtgctggcaatgcatatagcaaagagaatgtttggacagccgcactccaggaaAGAATTCATTAAATAGCCTTtatttgtaaaattttataaaaCGCTACATACCacagcaagaaaaaataaataaaatcaggacacacagctgacgcgtttcgcactaatacttagtgcttactcatagtatttatttcaaatacattttttggctATCACATAGTGGTCACACCGTTGTGGACACTCACCTCCAATTACCTAAAGTGATGGAATAttttgtgtgtgcgtgtgtgtgtgcgcgcgcacgCAGGTGTGTATGGGAAAATCTCTATATTAAAGTAATATCCCACGAAGTGTGAGCATGAACCTTATTGTTATGCAAACATATAATTGGATTAAAATGAACCATCTCTTAAAAAAAAGGGATACAACTTACTATTTGTTGTTTTGTGATGATGTGACCACTATGTGATAGTATttatttcaaatacattttttagagtgttagctatgagtaagcaccaagtgttagtgcgaaacgcatcaacTGTGTCCCGATTCTTTCTTGCTGTGGCATGTAGTTTATCCAATTTTACAAATAAAGGCTATTTAAGGAATTCTTtcctggagtgtggctgtccaaacATTCTCTTTCGCGGATTCCAgcttgtgactggccagagccgaggattacatcactcccacgcatacGTGCGCTGCTAGTCACGGCACAGGTGGCCGTTCTTTCAGAGTacatgtgccagtgatgtcactggctgcatgtacagtaaatatctcccaaactgtGCTCGTTTAGGCAATATTTACACcatttataggcttacctataggcaaAATGCaaagatggaagtttacttcctcttgaacAAGGTAAAACCTTCCAGCGCTCAAGTGGATAATGAAGGTGTATCTCTGTGGCTCTAAGGGGGTTAGGACTCGCATCTAACAAATCAAggtaaaataaaagataaaaaaaaaaatacacaaacacaAGAAGCCTCTAAATGATATGCAGTTGACAGAACTTTTACCTCACCTGCCAGTGTATATTGATACTGTTCGTTCTGGTCTGTTTGACTCCTTTTTTGTTCCAGAACTTTTTTCACTGTATCCATGAGACCAAACGTGTGAGAAATGTTACTGAGTACTGTGAcatctacaaaataaaaaaagtaaaatatgttAGACCTTCGAttgaagcccaactccaggagaAAGTTTTAGGTTGGGTCAAGTATTATAACCGGTTAGGTAGGTGGTGAGAGAGGTAGGGTGAAGTTCTAATGAAAGGGGAGACTGTATAATTTACTAACAGAGCAGGAACATTACACTAGGAGGAAAtgcaagacaaaaaataaaagtaaatcaaaaatgtgttttttatttccttcCAGCAGTGCACTCTATAAGCCCTTCAGGTTCCCTAGCTTAGCATTTAAGTGGGTTAAATTCCTGAAGAACAATGGAAAGAGGCATTggaatatacgtcggcagaatggcaccgctgggcacaatcacgtacctgtacggccaaaactgaggaaaattttatatatatatatatatatatatatatatatatatatatatatatatatatatatatatatatatatatatatatatatatatatatatatataattttttttttggggggatatttattatagcaaaaagtaaaaaatattgaattttttttcaaaattgtcactttatttttgtttatagcgcaaaaaaataaaaaaaccgcagaggtgatcaaataccaccaaaagaaagctctatttgtggggaaaaaaggatgtcaattttgtttgggagctacgtcgcacgaccgcgcaattgtcagttaaagcgacgcagtgccgaatcgcaaaaaggggcctggtcttttacctgcattttggtccgggtcttaagtggttaaagaagcagtGTTTAGGGCCTTATTCCAGGCACGTAGGCCATAATTGCTCCATTGGACCTTGCAGAATTCTCCTACACCACAGATGTCGCTTGAGCCGATATTTATGTGAGTTACCCTGATGTTGATATATGAGAAAATAAGAGGAAGTTGGCTGGCTACTCCAGGTCAGTCTCTagtgcagtgatggcaaaccttggcaccccagatgttttggaactacatttcccatgatgcttaaatGTACTGCAGAGtacataagcatcatgggaaatgtagtcctaaaacatctggggtgccaaggttcgccatcactgctctagtggATCTGATAATGGATAGACTATTGCTCTAGAGATGTTTTGGTCTATAGGAACATAGAAGGGGGTTGCCCCCTGTATGTCTTGTATGTCCTTGTTCTGATGAAAATGCAAGTACAACTCCTtgcctatattttttttgtccataCATGGTATATTTTGTGGATGAACTCATGACAGATCTGTAGTACCTGTTATTTGGCATGTGTGAACTCTGCTATTGTTTAATCATTAGATTGTATGATCTAATGAtatctaaagattttttttctgatctaataaaaatgatatatagcCAATTACAAAAGAAGGCCTGTACAGCAAAACAGCATGCTGATCTGGGAGCTTGGAGCGAGAAAATTACTTCCTGGGGGGGAGAGATACTACCTCAGGAGAAACTAAAATATTTTTCTACCAACTTTATTAATCCAACAATACTTTGTGCTCCAGTCAATGAAAGGTATTGTCAGAGCTgctcttaaagcagtattaaatcgaaagtttaatatattgcagcttaccagtctttagatgtggtggctgcatttgttttctgtaatACTTATCtccgttttcacctggtgatctggccattaACACCtcctgcattaaagcggaggttcaccctaaaaaacaactttctaccatgccatccagcatcagctacagtatatgcctttcttttatttttttgcgctgtacttaaagtttaatccattagtttcgtttcagactcccacggggaaaggcgttcctatgaagagggggaacatgattgacggccggctatggcgcgtcacacgttccgaaaatagccgtagTAGGActcagctcttcacggcgcctgcgcacagactaggagctgactgcgcaggcgccgtgaagagccaagtcctaattcggctattttcgtgaagcgtgaggcgccatagccggccgtcaatcatgttcccctcttcataggaatgcctactccctacgcccgcgggagtctgaaactaaactaatggattaaactgagtacagcgaaaaaaattaaaataaaggcatactgtagctgacgctagtatgctggatggcatggtagacaaagatttttcttttagggtgaacccccgctttaagagtgcCCCCACTTTGGATGAAGGGGCAAAGTTATGCAGTGTGTATAATGTAGGGGATATATCATCATCCGTTTGATATGCCACCCTTAACCATATGTTACTGAATATTTCTGTTACAATATATGGTGGATTATattttttcaatagaaaaaaaatgtaagaaaaatagCAAAAACAAAACACCATTGCTACATCTGTGATCCATGCCTGTTCTGACCCACTCAGCATCAATGgatttaataaataattttattttagaaGTGATAAAATCAGCTGCTGAAAGTGCTTAACTACTGAAGATTTATCACTTTACTCAACCAAAATAAGAGAAATAACCTGAGGTCTGCAAAGGTGTTTGGTCACTTCGTTGCTCGACACCACTCAAGAGATCTTCAATTTCATTCTGGACCTTGCTGATCACTTCATCCATGAGTCCCACATCCGATATTCCCTTCCAGAAGAGCAAAGTctcttctaaaaggaaaaaaaatacaaaacacacaTTAAAGCAGCACTGTAGATCCTTCTGATTTGTTGCTCTTGTCTCCAAGTACAGCTGCAGCTTTTAGTCACTCTTGCATGGTACAACTTAAAGAATAACGGTTACCAGGGCATGGACATTCTAGCATTAACATATCC comes from Rana temporaria chromosome 2, aRanTem1.1, whole genome shotgun sequence and encodes:
- the GMEB1 gene encoding glucocorticoid modulatory element-binding protein 1 isoform X2 codes for the protein MANAEVTVPMGDVVVIPSDCTEGEDPEDTKTQVILQLQSIPHGMYEEMSDTNAAVVSLETHSLKMGDTLDGGTVELGEDIDIAYPITCGDSKAVLLWKKFVCPGINVKCVKFHEQMISPKHFVHLAGKSTLKDWKRAIRLEGVMLRKMMDSGQIDFYQHDKLCTNTCRSTKFDLLISSARAPVPGQTSVVQTPTSEGSLSSVTLSEETIEDGSTEWSSGLTATLQVNRDDQSRKDGEEISEETLLFWKGISDVGLMDEVISKVQNEIEDLLSGVEQRSDQTPLQTSDVTVLSNISHTFGLMDTVKKVLEQKRSQTDQNEQYQYTLADLERQLEEQRKQDGNHSPILQNVVLMPVNTPKPPKRPRLQRPASAGTLNTSQPQYTVLSPLTLAPVGQQFSIGGLRYATVLGKTGEGDALTVLTAEMQESGALSGVMSPMELVAMDSGLEQDGVGEEGQTIIQIDPAPDPEGGSKVMELGDGKVLGVGHHDGMHNVEIVVLEED
- the GMEB1 gene encoding glucocorticoid modulatory element-binding protein 1 isoform X1 yields the protein MANAEVTVPMGDVVVIPSDCTEGEDPEDTKTQVILQLQSIPHGMMFWPYRMYEEMSDTNAAVVSLETHSLKMGDTLDGGTVELGEDIDIAYPITCGDSKAVLLWKKFVCPGINVKCVKFHEQMISPKHFVHLAGKSTLKDWKRAIRLEGVMLRKMMDSGQIDFYQHDKLCTNTCRSTKFDLLISSARAPVPGQTSVVQTPTSEGSLSSVTLSEETIEDGSTEWSSGLTATLQVNRDDQSRKDGEEISEETLLFWKGISDVGLMDEVISKVQNEIEDLLSGVEQRSDQTPLQTSDVTVLSNISHTFGLMDTVKKVLEQKRSQTDQNEQYQYTLADLERQLEEQRKQDGNHSPILQNVVLMPVNTPKPPKRPRLQRPASAGTLNTSQPQYTVLSPLTLAPVGQQFSIGGLRYATVLGKTGEGDALTVLTAEMQESGALSGVMSPMELVAMDSGLEQDGVGEEGQTIIQIDPAPDPEGGSKVMELGDGKVLGVGHHDGMHNVEIVVLEED